TATGTCGCGCGAAACTGGGATAGCATCCGCCACGCGGTTGGCGCATATAAGTTGGAGGAAGAGGGGGCGCGGCTCTTTTCCAGCGTCGCCGGGGATTACTTCCATGTCCTCGGCCTGCCGCTCCTGGAGCTGCTCTCCTATCTCAGCTTGCGTGGAGACCTTGAGACATGACCCTACACCCAATCTCACTCGCTGGCGTCATCGGGCATCCGATCGCACATTCCAAATCGCCGCAAATCCATGGGCATTGGCTTAAAACAATGGGGCTGGCTGGGCATTATGTGCCGATGGATGTGGCCCCGGATGATCTGGAAACAGTGTTGCGCAGCCTGCCCAAGGCGGGGTTTGTCGGGATTAACATCACCATTCCGCATAAGGAAAAGGTGATCGAGATCGCCGATTTGGTGACGGACCGCGCTATTCTTATTGGGGCTGCCAATACGTTGATCTTTCGCAAAGATGGCAAAATTCACGCGGACAATACCGATGGATACGGCTTCGTGAAAAACCTGCAAAGCGCTGGGATTGGATGGAACCCTGGCGCGGGGCCTGCCGCGATGCTGGGTGCGGGTGGTGCTGCGCGTGCCGTGGTGGCGTCGCTTTTGGACGCAGGCGTGCCTGAGATCCTGATTTCCAACCGGACGCGTGTGCGCGCCGAGGCGCTTCAGCAAGAATTTGGCAAGCGGTTGCGGGTGTTTGATTGGGTGCAGGCGGGCAATATGATGGAATATGCGGCGACGGTCGTGAACACCACATCGCTCGGGATGCTTGGCAAGCCGCCGCTGCGCGTGCCGCTTGATGGGTTGCAAAAAGGGGCGGTTGTGACCGATCTGGTCTATGCACCGCTCAAGACAAACCTCTTGCTCACGGCCGAGGAAATGGGCTGTCGCACCGTGGATGGCCTTGGCATGTTGCTCTATCAGGCGGTGCCTGGGTTTGAGCGTTGGTTTGGTGCGCGCCCCACCGTTGACAGCGCCACACGGGCCGCGGCGCTCAGATGACATTCCGGCTGGGTTTGACGGGCTCCATCGGAATGGGCAAATCCACGACGGCGAAACTCTTTGCCGAGGCGGGTTGTCCCGTGTGGGACGCGGACGCGGCGGTGCACCGGCTTTATGGCGTGGGTGGTGCGGCTGTGGCCCCGATGCAAGCGGCATTCCCCGATACAGTCCATGACGGCGCGGTGTCGCGGGACGCGCTGAAGGCCATCCTCGCCGAAACACCTGAGGCGCTGGCGCAGATCGAGCGGATTGTGCACCCTCTCGTGGCCCAAGACCGCGCGCAGTTTTTGCGTGGCACAGATGCGGATATCGTCGTGCTGGATATCCCCCTGCTTTACGAGACACGCGGTGAGAAGCATATGAATGCGGTCGTCGTCGTCACCGCACCAGCAGAAATTCAGCGCGCCCGCGTTCTGGAGCGCGGGACCATGACCGAGGCGCAACTCGATGCGATTCTCGCCAAGCAGATGCCTGATTCCGAAAAGCGCGCCCTTGCTGATTATGTCATCACCACAGAT
The nucleotide sequence above comes from Roseovarius carneus. Encoded proteins:
- the coaE gene encoding dephospho-CoA kinase (Dephospho-CoA kinase (CoaE) performs the final step in coenzyme A biosynthesis.); protein product: MTFRLGLTGSIGMGKSTTAKLFAEAGCPVWDADAAVHRLYGVGGAAVAPMQAAFPDTVHDGAVSRDALKAILAETPEALAQIERIVHPLVAQDRAQFLRGTDADIVVLDIPLLYETRGEKHMNAVVVVTAPAEIQRARVLERGTMTEAQLDAILAKQMPDSEKRALADYVITTDTVEHARAQVQDILATIRAGQHA
- a CDS encoding shikimate dehydrogenase, with amino-acid sequence MTLHPISLAGVIGHPIAHSKSPQIHGHWLKTMGLAGHYVPMDVAPDDLETVLRSLPKAGFVGINITIPHKEKVIEIADLVTDRAILIGAANTLIFRKDGKIHADNTDGYGFVKNLQSAGIGWNPGAGPAAMLGAGGAARAVVASLLDAGVPEILISNRTRVRAEALQQEFGKRLRVFDWVQAGNMMEYAATVVNTTSLGMLGKPPLRVPLDGLQKGAVVTDLVYAPLKTNLLLTAEEMGCRTVDGLGMLLYQAVPGFERWFGARPTVDSATRAAALR